The following nucleotide sequence is from Nocardioides daedukensis.
CCGCGCTCGACGCGCACGTCCGGCACACATGGTGTGCCGCTCATTGGTAACCAAACAATCGACTGGCAACGTGTGCTGACAGCGACGCGGCGCTCCCGCGCCCACTGGGTGATCCGGTGACCGGAGGCTCCAGCGACTGCATGGATCAGGGCTCGACGACGTGCGCCCGGACCAGCTTGGTGTCTCCATCGGTGCGCACCCAGCCGGCGCCGTCCGCATAGGCGATCATCTTGTCGAACTGGCTGATCCACTTCGGGTCGCTCGGTCGTCCCATCCGACTGAGCGCCCCCACTGGGACCCAGACGTGCTCGCCGTCGCGAGTGGCGCCGAGCCCGTCGAGCCAGTCCTGGACGTCGGCTGGGGGAGTGGATCGGGGAATCCGGGCGTCGAGCTCGCGGAAGTTGTCGACGTCGGCGAGTGTGCCGCCGGTGGCGGAATGGTCGAGATGCACTTGTGGACCTTTCTCTCCTGTGTGACCCTTGACACACGGTAGTTAACCTACCTTATGGTTGCTTACGACATCAGTCCTCACGACATCGGAGTGAACATGGACGGAATGATCCAGATGCCCTCGGGTGAGGTCGGCCCCGCAGAGCTCCGGGCCGCCTTCGGTTGCTTTCCGAGTGGCATCACCGCGGTGTGCGCGCTGATCGACGGCGAGCCGGTCGGCATGGCAGCCAGCTCGTTCACGTGCGTGTCCCTGGACCCGCCACTGGTCTCGGTCTGCATCCAGAACCGCTCGAAGACCTGGCGGCAGCTCCGCTCCGTGCTCCGGATGGGCGTGAGCGTGATGGCCAGTGGCCAGGACCTCGAGTGCCGTCAGCTGGCCCGCCCGGAGGGAGACCGCTTCGAGGGCGTGGCGTGGGAGCACGACGAGAGCGGCTCGATCTTCCTCGACGGCGCCGCCGCGTGGCTGAACTGCGGCATCCACACCGTCGTGCCGGCGGGGGACCACGCCATCGTCCTGCTGCGCGTCCATGAGCTCGGCTTCGACGCGAACGTCGAGCCACTGGTCTTCCACGGGAGCCGCTTCCGCACCCTCGCCGGCGTCTAGCACTCGATCTTCACACCAAGGTTTTTCAGCCCGACCCCGACCCAGAAGAACGTAGAGAGGCACACCATGAAGTTCGGAATCTTCACCATGCCCGAGCACCCGCCGCGGGAGAACTGGACCCTGTCCTATGACCGCGACATCGCCGACATCGTCCTGGCCGAGTCCCTGGGCTTCGACGAGTACTGGATCGGTGAGCACCACACCGGGGGCTACGAGAACGTCCCGATGCCCGAGCTGATGATCGCCAAGGCCTCTGCGGTCACCAGCCGGATCCGGCTCGGGACCGGAGTGGTGAACCTGCCCTACCAGGACCCGTTCCTGGTCGCTGAGCGGATGGCCTTCCTCGACCACCTGACCCACGGCCGGCTGATCTATGGCTTCGGTGGCGGCGGGCTGCCCACCGACAAGGCGCTCTTCCAGATGGCGCCCGAGGAGGCAACGCCGCGCACCAACGAGTCCCTGGAGATCATCTGGCGCCTGCTCACCGAGACGGAGCCGGTCACCCACGAGGGCGTCTTCTGGCACTACGAGGAGCGGCAACTGCAGGTCGGGCCCTACCAGGTCGTTCCGCCGATGGCCGTCGCCGGCCTGACCGGCACGCACAACTTCGAGCGCTGCGGCAACCGAGGGTGGATCCCGCTCAGCGTCTACTTCGCGCCGCTGCTCGCCGAGAAGAACCCGATGCCGGACCTGGCGGACCACAAGAACGCCATCCTCAAGGGGGCCGCCGACGCCTCGCTCGATGCCGACCAGGCGATGGCGAACTGGCGGATCAGCCGCGAGGTCTACGTGGCAAGCGACAAGAACACCGCCATGAACGAGATCCGCGCGGGCGTGAAGATGTCGTATGACTACCTGCTCGGACTCGGCCTCGGTGCGCTGATGAAGCTGGATGCCGAGATGGCCGACCCGGAGCTGACCTTCGAGTGGATGGTGGAGAACGTCCCGTGGATCATCGGTAGCCCCGAGGACTGTGTCGAGCAGATCCACCACATCCGTGAGGACGTCGGCGACTTCGGGACGTTCCTGATCAACGGGCGCGACTGGGTGACCACCGACCGCTGGAACCGCTCGCTGGAGCTCTTCGCCCGCTATGTGATGCCGCAGTTCCAGGACCACCAGCACATGCCGCGCCGTGAACGCCTTGCCCGCAAGGCGCTCGGCCTGGACTGACCGGACTGGGACGACAACGGGTCCTTCGCCCATCATGGGCGAAGGACCCGCGTGTCATTTCTAGCCTGTGGTGCGTCCTGATCCGGTGGCGTTCGCCCCGTGACTGCACTGCCTCAGTGCAGGGTCCAGCCTCCGTCGACGGCCAGGGTGACTCCGGTGATGTAGGAGCCGGCGTCCGAGGCCAACAGCAACAGCGCGCCGGACAGCTCATCGGACTCGCCGAGGCGGCCCAGCGCCGTACGCCCGGTGATCTCTGCGGCCGCGTCGGGGTTGTCCAGCAACGGCCGGGTCAGCTCCGACTCGAAGTAGCCGGGAGCCA
It contains:
- a CDS encoding flavin reductase family protein, whose protein sequence is MDGMIQMPSGEVGPAELRAAFGCFPSGITAVCALIDGEPVGMAASSFTCVSLDPPLVSVCIQNRSKTWRQLRSVLRMGVSVMASGQDLECRQLARPEGDRFEGVAWEHDESGSIFLDGAAAWLNCGIHTVVPAGDHAIVLLRVHELGFDANVEPLVFHGSRFRTLAGV
- a CDS encoding LLM class flavin-dependent oxidoreductase, whose translation is MKFGIFTMPEHPPRENWTLSYDRDIADIVLAESLGFDEYWIGEHHTGGYENVPMPELMIAKASAVTSRIRLGTGVVNLPYQDPFLVAERMAFLDHLTHGRLIYGFGGGGLPTDKALFQMAPEEATPRTNESLEIIWRLLTETEPVTHEGVFWHYEERQLQVGPYQVVPPMAVAGLTGTHNFERCGNRGWIPLSVYFAPLLAEKNPMPDLADHKNAILKGAADASLDADQAMANWRISREVYVASDKNTAMNEIRAGVKMSYDYLLGLGLGALMKLDAEMADPELTFEWMVENVPWIIGSPEDCVEQIHHIREDVGDFGTFLINGRDWVTTDRWNRSLELFARYVMPQFQDHQHMPRRERLARKALGLD